Proteins encoded within one genomic window of Polypterus senegalus isolate Bchr_013 chromosome 6, ASM1683550v1, whole genome shotgun sequence:
- the vps53 gene encoding vacuolar protein sorting-associated protein 53 homolog isoform X2, with the protein MEEEELEFVDELEAVLHLSPEVQQAIEQVFPSQDPLDRADFNAVEYINSLFPTEQSLANIDDVVNKIRLKIRRLDDNIRTVVRGQTNVGQDGRQALEEAQKAIRQLFGKIKDIKDKAEKSEQMVKEITRDIKQLDHAKRHLTTSITSLNHLHMLVGGVDSLEAMTRRRQYGEVANLLQGVVNVLEHFQKYMGIPQIRQLSERVKAAQTELGQQILADFEEAFPSQGSKRPGGPSNVLRDACLVANVLDPRIKQEIIKKFIKQHLSEYLVLFQENQDVAWLDKIDRRYAWIKRQLVDYEEKYGHMFPSEWFMTERIAVEFCHITRTELAKIMRTRAKEIEVKLLLFAIQRTTNFEGLLAKRFSGSTLGDSPGKPELPPASTNPFLDDENGNEEPAEKEEDIDKPRKPKAQDNPFHGIISKCFEPHLYVYIESQDKNLGELIDRFVADFKAQGPPKSNTEDGGAVLPSCADLFVYYKKCMVQCSQLSTGEPMIALSTIFQKYLREYAWKILSGNLPKTTSNSGGLTISSLLKEKEGSEVAKFTHDELCLICSILSTAEYCLATTQQLEEKLKEKVDKVLMERINLTGEMDTFSTVISNSIQLLVQDLDAACDPALTAMSKMPWQSVEHVGDQSPYVTSIIMHIKQNVPIIRDNLASTRKYFTQFCIKFANSFIPKFINHLFRCKPISMVGAEQLLLDTHSLKTVLLDLPSIGSQVVRKAPASYTKIVVKGMTRAEMILKVVMAPHEPPVIFVDNYIKLLADGNPETFQKILDMKGLKRSEQSSMLDLFRQRLPTPPSGGDGMPSLSFSTPTPEQESSRIRKLEKLIKKRL; encoded by the exons TCCCTGGCAAATATTGATGATGTTGTTAACAAAATACGGTTAAAAATAAG GCGGTTAGACGACAATATCAGGACAGTTGTGAGAGGACAAACAAATGTGGGTCAAGATGGGAGACAG gCCCTTGAAGAAGCACAGAAAGCGATTAGACAGCTCTTTGGAAAAATTAAAGATATTAAAGATAAAGCGGAGAAATCTGAACAAATG GTTAAGGAAATCACCCGTGATATCAAGCAGCTGGACCATGCTAAGCGGCACTTGACCACATCTATCACATCTCTGAATCATCTGCACATGCTAGTTGGTGGTGTTGACTCACTAGA GGCAATGACTCGACGGCGCCAGTATGGAGAAGTTGCAAATCTTCTCCAGGGGGTGGTAAATGTGTTGGAGCACTTCCAGAAATACATGGGAATTCCTCAGATTCGTCAGCTCTCTGAAAG AGTGAAAGCAGCCCAAACAGAACTGGGACAGCAGATTTTAGCAGACTTTGAGGAAGCTTTTCCATCCCAAGGATCAAAG AGACCTGGAGGCCCCAGCAATGTCTTACGAGATGCTTGTCTTGTAGCAAATGTCCTTGACCCAAGGATCAAACAGGAAATTATTAAGAAGTTCATAAAACAACACCTCTCAGAATATCTTGTTTTGTTTCAAGAAAACCAAGAT GTGGCTTGGTTGGACAAAATTGATCGTCGTTATGCTTGGATCAAGAGGCAGCTTGTGGATTATGAAGAAAAGTATGGCCATATGTTCCCATCTGAGTGGTTCATGACTGAGCGAATTGCAGTGGAGTTCTGCCACATAACCAG GACAGAACTTGCCAAGATTATGCGAACAAGGGCCAAGGAGATTGAAGTGAAGCTGCTACTTTTTGCAATCCAGAGGACAACTAACTTTGAAGGGCTGCTGGCCAAGCGCTTctccggaagcactctgggtgatAGTCCTGGG AAGCCTGAGCTGCCACCGGCTTCAACAAACCCTTTTTTGGATGATGAGAATGGAAATGAGGAGCCAGCAGAGAAGGAGGAAGATATCGATAAG CCTCGGAAACCAAAGGCACAGGACAACCCTTTTCATGGCATAATCTCCAAGTGCTTTGAGCCGCACCTCTATGTTTACATTGAGTCTCAGGACAA AAACCTAGGGGAGCTCATTGATCGTTTTGTAGCTGACTTTAAAGCACAGGGCCCTCCAAAGTCCAACACAGAAGATGGGGGAGCAGTGCTGCCTAGTTGTGCAGATCTGTTTGTGTATTATAAAAAGTGCATGGTCCAGTGTTCCCAGCTCAGCACAGGAGAACCTATGATAGCATTATCTACCATCTTTCAGAAATACCTTCGTGAATATGCTTGGAAAATTCTGTCTGGAAATTTACCCAA gaccACAAGTAACAGTGGGGGGTTAACAATTAGTAGTCTGTTAAAGGAAAAAGAAGGTTCAGAAGTTGCCAAATTCACCCATGATGAGCTTTGTCTGATTTGCAGCATCCTCAGCACAGCTGAATACTGTCTGGCCACCACACAACAG CTTGAAGAGAAATTGAAGGAGAAAGTGGACAAAGTTTTAATGGAAAGGATAAACCTGACAGGAGAGATGGACACTTTCAGCAC TGTCATATCTAATAGCATCCAGTTGTTGGTTCAGGACCTAGATGCAGCCTGTGATCCAGCATTAACTGCTATGAGTAAG ATGCCTTGGCAGAGTGTTGAGCATGTGGGAGACCAGAGTCCATATGTCACATCAATTATAATGCACATTAAGCAGAATGTGCCTATCATCCGGGATAACCTGGCATCAACACGAAAATATTTTACACAGTTTTGTATCAAGTTTGCCAA CTCTTTCATTCCAAAGTTCATAAATCACCTCTTCAGGTGTAAACCCATCAGTATGGTTGGAGCAGAGCAG cttCTATTGGATACTCATTCTCTGAAGACAGTCCTGTTGGACCTTCCTTCTATAGGATCTCAAGTGGTTCGTAAGGCACCTGCCAGCTACACAAAGATTGTTGTGAAGGGTATGACTCGTGCTGAGATGATACTTAAG GTGGTTATGGCACCTCATGAACCTCCAGTCATCTTTGTGGATAATTACATTAAACTCCTTGCTGATGGAAACCCAGAAACATTCCAAAAGATACTTGATATGAAG GGCCTGAAACGCAGTGAACAGAGCAGCATGCTTGACCTCTTCCGACAGAGGCTTCCAACACCACCTTCAGGGGGAGATGGCATGCCTTCTTTATCCTTCAGCACCCCTACTCCTGAGCAAGAATCATCAAGGATTCGTAAACTAGAGAAACTCATCAAAAAGAGACTGTGA
- the vps53 gene encoding vacuolar protein sorting-associated protein 53 homolog isoform X1 yields MEEEELEFVDELEAVLHLSPEVQQAIEQVFPSQDPLDRADFNAVEYINSLFPTEQSLANIDDVVNKIRLKIRRLDDNIRTVVRGQTNVGQDGRQALEEAQKAIRQLFGKIKDIKDKAEKSEQMVKEITRDIKQLDHAKRHLTTSITSLNHLHMLVGGVDSLEAMTRRRQYGEVANLLQGVVNVLEHFQKYMGIPQIRQLSERVKAAQTELGQQILADFEEAFPSQGSKRPGGPSNVLRDACLVANVLDPRIKQEIIKKFIKQHLSEYLVLFQENQDVAWLDKIDRRYAWIKRQLVDYEEKYGHMFPSEWFMTERIAVEFCHITRTELAKIMRTRAKEIEVKLLLFAIQRTTNFEGLLAKRFSGSTLGDSPGKKPELPPASTNPFLDDENGNEEPAEKEEDIDKPRKPKAQDNPFHGIISKCFEPHLYVYIESQDKNLGELIDRFVADFKAQGPPKSNTEDGGAVLPSCADLFVYYKKCMVQCSQLSTGEPMIALSTIFQKYLREYAWKILSGNLPKTTSNSGGLTISSLLKEKEGSEVAKFTHDELCLICSILSTAEYCLATTQQLEEKLKEKVDKVLMERINLTGEMDTFSTVISNSIQLLVQDLDAACDPALTAMSKMPWQSVEHVGDQSPYVTSIIMHIKQNVPIIRDNLASTRKYFTQFCIKFANSFIPKFINHLFRCKPISMVGAEQLLLDTHSLKTVLLDLPSIGSQVVRKAPASYTKIVVKGMTRAEMILKVVMAPHEPPVIFVDNYIKLLADGNPETFQKILDMKGLKRSEQSSMLDLFRQRLPTPPSGGDGMPSLSFSTPTPEQESSRIRKLEKLIKKRL; encoded by the exons TCCCTGGCAAATATTGATGATGTTGTTAACAAAATACGGTTAAAAATAAG GCGGTTAGACGACAATATCAGGACAGTTGTGAGAGGACAAACAAATGTGGGTCAAGATGGGAGACAG gCCCTTGAAGAAGCACAGAAAGCGATTAGACAGCTCTTTGGAAAAATTAAAGATATTAAAGATAAAGCGGAGAAATCTGAACAAATG GTTAAGGAAATCACCCGTGATATCAAGCAGCTGGACCATGCTAAGCGGCACTTGACCACATCTATCACATCTCTGAATCATCTGCACATGCTAGTTGGTGGTGTTGACTCACTAGA GGCAATGACTCGACGGCGCCAGTATGGAGAAGTTGCAAATCTTCTCCAGGGGGTGGTAAATGTGTTGGAGCACTTCCAGAAATACATGGGAATTCCTCAGATTCGTCAGCTCTCTGAAAG AGTGAAAGCAGCCCAAACAGAACTGGGACAGCAGATTTTAGCAGACTTTGAGGAAGCTTTTCCATCCCAAGGATCAAAG AGACCTGGAGGCCCCAGCAATGTCTTACGAGATGCTTGTCTTGTAGCAAATGTCCTTGACCCAAGGATCAAACAGGAAATTATTAAGAAGTTCATAAAACAACACCTCTCAGAATATCTTGTTTTGTTTCAAGAAAACCAAGAT GTGGCTTGGTTGGACAAAATTGATCGTCGTTATGCTTGGATCAAGAGGCAGCTTGTGGATTATGAAGAAAAGTATGGCCATATGTTCCCATCTGAGTGGTTCATGACTGAGCGAATTGCAGTGGAGTTCTGCCACATAACCAG GACAGAACTTGCCAAGATTATGCGAACAAGGGCCAAGGAGATTGAAGTGAAGCTGCTACTTTTTGCAATCCAGAGGACAACTAACTTTGAAGGGCTGCTGGCCAAGCGCTTctccggaagcactctgggtgatAGTCCTGGG AAGAAGCCTGAGCTGCCACCGGCTTCAACAAACCCTTTTTTGGATGATGAGAATGGAAATGAGGAGCCAGCAGAGAAGGAGGAAGATATCGATAAG CCTCGGAAACCAAAGGCACAGGACAACCCTTTTCATGGCATAATCTCCAAGTGCTTTGAGCCGCACCTCTATGTTTACATTGAGTCTCAGGACAA AAACCTAGGGGAGCTCATTGATCGTTTTGTAGCTGACTTTAAAGCACAGGGCCCTCCAAAGTCCAACACAGAAGATGGGGGAGCAGTGCTGCCTAGTTGTGCAGATCTGTTTGTGTATTATAAAAAGTGCATGGTCCAGTGTTCCCAGCTCAGCACAGGAGAACCTATGATAGCATTATCTACCATCTTTCAGAAATACCTTCGTGAATATGCTTGGAAAATTCTGTCTGGAAATTTACCCAA gaccACAAGTAACAGTGGGGGGTTAACAATTAGTAGTCTGTTAAAGGAAAAAGAAGGTTCAGAAGTTGCCAAATTCACCCATGATGAGCTTTGTCTGATTTGCAGCATCCTCAGCACAGCTGAATACTGTCTGGCCACCACACAACAG CTTGAAGAGAAATTGAAGGAGAAAGTGGACAAAGTTTTAATGGAAAGGATAAACCTGACAGGAGAGATGGACACTTTCAGCAC TGTCATATCTAATAGCATCCAGTTGTTGGTTCAGGACCTAGATGCAGCCTGTGATCCAGCATTAACTGCTATGAGTAAG ATGCCTTGGCAGAGTGTTGAGCATGTGGGAGACCAGAGTCCATATGTCACATCAATTATAATGCACATTAAGCAGAATGTGCCTATCATCCGGGATAACCTGGCATCAACACGAAAATATTTTACACAGTTTTGTATCAAGTTTGCCAA CTCTTTCATTCCAAAGTTCATAAATCACCTCTTCAGGTGTAAACCCATCAGTATGGTTGGAGCAGAGCAG cttCTATTGGATACTCATTCTCTGAAGACAGTCCTGTTGGACCTTCCTTCTATAGGATCTCAAGTGGTTCGTAAGGCACCTGCCAGCTACACAAAGATTGTTGTGAAGGGTATGACTCGTGCTGAGATGATACTTAAG GTGGTTATGGCACCTCATGAACCTCCAGTCATCTTTGTGGATAATTACATTAAACTCCTTGCTGATGGAAACCCAGAAACATTCCAAAAGATACTTGATATGAAG GGCCTGAAACGCAGTGAACAGAGCAGCATGCTTGACCTCTTCCGACAGAGGCTTCCAACACCACCTTCAGGGGGAGATGGCATGCCTTCTTTATCCTTCAGCACCCCTACTCCTGAGCAAGAATCATCAAGGATTCGTAAACTAGAGAAACTCATCAAAAAGAGACTGTGA
- the c6h17orf97 gene encoding protein LIAT1 isoform X1, which produces MEGSLLTGVLSTDQKKKKSMIKKMSKVKEEKKQKKRGHSSTPSSSDDPDKAMGRNVKFSHSHIMPSTKSLSGKLSKIKNQGRASTETYVHRKSSGPQMERPVDEVVLTDQMKESLRWEGALEDPIAERERIEHYKMNRRKRYLEAQKHLCGDLNTQNAKSILGKGNPYVISSSRYTVLSQQEQPPTS; this is translated from the exons ATGGAGGGGTCACTCCTCACGGGTGTCCTGAGCACagaccaaaagaaaaagaagtccaTGATTAAAAAAATGAGCAAAGTTAAAGaggaaaagaagcagaagaagcgGGGCCACTCCAGCACCCCGTCGTCCTCGGACGATCCAG ATAAAGCAATGGGGCGAAATGTAAAGTTCAGCCACTCACACATCATGCCTTCAACTAAATCACTAAGTGGCAAATTATCCAAAATCAAAAACCAAGGCAGAGCATCAACAGAGACCTATGTCCACAGGAAATCAAGTGGTCCTCAGATGGAACGGCCTGTAGATGAAGTCGTCCTTACAGATCAGATGAAGGAGAGTCTCAGGTGGGAAGGTGCTCTTGAGGACCCTAttgcagaaagagagagaatagAACATTATAAGATGAATCGGAGGAAGCGCTACCTGGAAGCCCAGAAACATCTCTGTGGAGATTTGAACACACAGAATGCAAAATCAATTCTTGGAAAGGGGAATCCTTACGTAATTAGCAGTTCTAGATACACAGTACTCAGCCAGCAAGAGCAGCCACCAACATCTTAG
- the c6h17orf97 gene encoding protein LIAT1 isoform X2, whose protein sequence is MLQFIFTSTTLVSSKLKPLENFTNHVDKAMGRNVKFSHSHIMPSTKSLSGKLSKIKNQGRASTETYVHRKSSGPQMERPVDEVVLTDQMKESLRWEGALEDPIAERERIEHYKMNRRKRYLEAQKHLCGDLNTQNAKSILGKGNPYVISSSRYTVLSQQEQPPTS, encoded by the exons ATGCTACAATTTATATTCACCTCCACCACCCTCGTTTCTTCGAAACTGAAACCACTTGAAAATTTCACTAATCACGTAG ATAAAGCAATGGGGCGAAATGTAAAGTTCAGCCACTCACACATCATGCCTTCAACTAAATCACTAAGTGGCAAATTATCCAAAATCAAAAACCAAGGCAGAGCATCAACAGAGACCTATGTCCACAGGAAATCAAGTGGTCCTCAGATGGAACGGCCTGTAGATGAAGTCGTCCTTACAGATCAGATGAAGGAGAGTCTCAGGTGGGAAGGTGCTCTTGAGGACCCTAttgcagaaagagagagaatagAACATTATAAGATGAATCGGAGGAAGCGCTACCTGGAAGCCCAGAAACATCTCTGTGGAGATTTGAACACACAGAATGCAAAATCAATTCTTGGAAAGGGGAATCCTTACGTAATTAGCAGTTCTAGATACACAGTACTCAGCCAGCAAGAGCAGCCACCAACATCTTAG